In a single window of the Heliangelus exortis chromosome 1, bHelExo1.hap1, whole genome shotgun sequence genome:
- the CLCN4 gene encoding H(+)/Cl(-) exchange transporter 4 isoform X1: MDPNMVNAGDMNGSGNLMDFLDEPFPDVGTYEDFHTIDWLREKSRDTDRHRKITSKSKESIWEFIKSLLDAWSGWVVMLLIGLLAGTLAGVIDLAVDWMTDLKEGVCLSAFWYSHEQCCWTSNETTFDDRDKCPQWQKWSELLVSQSEGASAYILNYFLYIMWALCFAFLAVSLVRVFAPYACGSGIPEIKTILSGFIIRGYLGKWTLLIKTVTLVLVVSSGLSLGKEGPLVHVACCCGNFFSSLFSKYSKNEGKRREVLSAAAAAGVSVAFGAPIGGVLFSLEEVSYYFPLKTLWRSFFAALVAAFTLRSINPFGNSRLVLFYVEYHTPWYMAELFPFILLGVFGGLWGTLFIRCNIAWCRRRKTTRLGKYPVLEVIVITAITAIIAYPNPYTRRSTSELISELFNDCGALESSQLCDYINDPNMTRPVDDIPDRPAGPGVYTAMWQLALALVFKIVITIFTFGMKIPSGLFIPSMAVGAMAGRMVGIGVEQLAYHHHDWIIFRNWCRPGADCVTPGLYAMVGAAACLGGVTRMTVSLVVIMFELTGGLEYIVPLMAAAVTSKWVADAFGKEGIYEAHIHLNGYPFLDVKDEFTHRTLATDVMRPRRGEAPLSVLTQDSMTVEDVETLIKETDYNGFPVVVSKDSERLIGFAQRRELILAIKNARQRQDGVVSNSIVYFTEDPPELPPNSPHPLKLRRILNLSPFTVTDHTPMETVVDIFRKLGLRQCLVTRSGRLLGIITKKDVLRHMAQMANQDPESIMFN; encoded by the exons ACCCTAATATGGTCAATGCAGGAGACATGAACGGTTCTGGCAACCTAATGGATTTTCTGGATGAGCCTTTCCCTGACGTTGGGACTTATGAAGATTTCCACACCATCGACTGGCTGCGGGAGAAATCCCGGGACACTGACCGCCACAGGAAG ATTACAAGCAAAAGTAAGGAATCTATATGGGAGTTCATCAAGAGTTTGCTGGATGCCTGGTCAGGATGGGTTGTAATGCTTCTCATAGGACTGTTGGCAG GCACGTTAGCTGGAGTGATAGATTTAGCTGTGGATTGGATGACAGACCTGAAGGAGGgtgtctgcctgtctgccttCTGGTACAGTCACGAGCAGTGCTGCTGGACCTCTAATGAAACCACATTCGATGACAGGGACAAATGTCCCCAGTGGCAGAAATGGTCTGAACTTCTTGTAAGCCAGTCTGAG GGTGCAAGTGCTTACATTCTAAACTATTTTCTATACATTATGTGGgctctgtgttttgctttcctggCAGTCTCCCTGGTCAGAGTGTTTGCTCCCTATGCCTGTGGTTCTGGAATCCCAGAG ATAAAAACCATCTTGAGTGGGTTCATTATTAGGGGCTACCTGGGAAAATGGACACTTTTGATCAAAACAGTCACCTTGGTTCTGGTGGTATCTTCAGGCCTCAGCCTTGGGAAAGAGGGGCCATTGGTCCACGTGGCCTGTTGCTGTGGGAACTTCTTCAGCAGCCTTTTCTCAAAGTACAGCAAGaatgaaggaaagaggagagag gtgctttcagctgcagctgctgcaggagttTCTGTTGCCTTTGGGGCCCCAATTGGAGGTGTGCTTTTTAGTCTGGAAGAG GTCAGCTACTACTTTCCTCTCAAAACCCTCTGGAGGTCATTTTTTGCTGCACTCGTGGCTGCCTTCACGCTGAGGTCCATCAATCCTTTTGGCAACAGCCGGCTGGTCCTGTTCTACGTGGAGTACCACACGCCCTGGTACATGGCTGAGCTCTTCCCCTTCATCCTGCTCGGCGTCTTCGGTGGCCTCTGGGGGACCCTCTTTATCCGATGCAACATCGCCTGgtgcaggaggagaaaaaccaCCAGACTGGGGAAATACCCAGTCCTGGAGGTGATAGTGATAACAGCTATCACTGCCATCATCGCCTACCCCAACCCCTACACCCGGAGGAGCACCAGTGAGCTCATCTCCGAGCTCTTCAACGACTGCGGGGCCCTGGAGTCCTCCCAGCTCTGCGATTACATCAATGACCCAAACATGACCCGGCCTGTGGACGACATCCCTGACAGACCTGCTGGCCCTGGAGTTTACACTGCCATGTGGCAGCTTGCCTTGGCTTTGGTGTTTAAAATTGTCATCACGATATTCACTTTCGGCATGAAG ATCCCTTCAGGTCTCTTCATTCCCAGCATGGCTGTTGGAGCCATGGCTGGCAGGATGGTTGGGATTGGAGTGGAACAGCTGGCATATCACCATCACGACTGGATCATCTTCAGGAACTGGTGCAGACCTGGGGCAGACTGTGTCACACCAGGACTTTATGCCATGGTGGGAGCAGCAGCTTGCTTGG GTGGTGTGACACGAATGACAGTCTCTCTGGTGGTCATTATGTTTGAGCTGACTGGAGGCCTGGAGTACATTGTGCCTCTTATGGCTGCAGCAGTCACAAGCAAGTGGGTGGCAGATGCCTTTGGGAAAGAAGGGATCTATGAAGCTCACATTCATCTGAACGGCTACCCATTTTTGGATGTCAAGGATGAATTCACCCACCGAACCCTGGCCACCGATGTCATGAGACCAAGGCGTGGCGAAGCTCCTCTCTCTGTTCTGACACAGGACAGCATGACAGTGGAGGACGTGGAGACACTAATCAAGGAGACTGACTACAATGGATTTCCTGTAGTGGTTTCGAAAGACTCGGAGAGACTTATTGGATTTGCACAGAGACGAGAGCTGATCCTTGCAATAA AGAACGCAAGACAGCGTCAGGATGGGGTGGTGAGCAACTCCATCGTGTATTTCACAGAAGaccccccagagctgccccccaaCAGTCCTCATCCACTGAAACTGAGGCGTATTCTCAACCTGAGCCCTTTCACTGTCACTGACCACACCCCGATGGAGACTGTGGTAGACATTTTCCGGAAACTCGGACTGCGGCAGTGTCTGGTCACTCGCAGTGG GAGGCTGCTGGGTATCATAACTAAAAAGGATGTATTAAGACATATGGCTCAAATGGCAAACCAGGACCCTGAATCTATCATGTTTAACTAG
- the CLCN4 gene encoding H(+)/Cl(-) exchange transporter 4 isoform X2, with amino-acid sequence MVNAGDMNGSGNLMDFLDEPFPDVGTYEDFHTIDWLREKSRDTDRHRKITSKSKESIWEFIKSLLDAWSGWVVMLLIGLLAGTLAGVIDLAVDWMTDLKEGVCLSAFWYSHEQCCWTSNETTFDDRDKCPQWQKWSELLVSQSEGASAYILNYFLYIMWALCFAFLAVSLVRVFAPYACGSGIPEIKTILSGFIIRGYLGKWTLLIKTVTLVLVVSSGLSLGKEGPLVHVACCCGNFFSSLFSKYSKNEGKRREVLSAAAAAGVSVAFGAPIGGVLFSLEEVSYYFPLKTLWRSFFAALVAAFTLRSINPFGNSRLVLFYVEYHTPWYMAELFPFILLGVFGGLWGTLFIRCNIAWCRRRKTTRLGKYPVLEVIVITAITAIIAYPNPYTRRSTSELISELFNDCGALESSQLCDYINDPNMTRPVDDIPDRPAGPGVYTAMWQLALALVFKIVITIFTFGMKIPSGLFIPSMAVGAMAGRMVGIGVEQLAYHHHDWIIFRNWCRPGADCVTPGLYAMVGAAACLGGVTRMTVSLVVIMFELTGGLEYIVPLMAAAVTSKWVADAFGKEGIYEAHIHLNGYPFLDVKDEFTHRTLATDVMRPRRGEAPLSVLTQDSMTVEDVETLIKETDYNGFPVVVSKDSERLIGFAQRRELILAIKNARQRQDGVVSNSIVYFTEDPPELPPNSPHPLKLRRILNLSPFTVTDHTPMETVVDIFRKLGLRQCLVTRSGRLLGIITKKDVLRHMAQMANQDPESIMFN; translated from the exons ATGGTCAATGCAGGAGACATGAACGGTTCTGGCAACCTAATGGATTTTCTGGATGAGCCTTTCCCTGACGTTGGGACTTATGAAGATTTCCACACCATCGACTGGCTGCGGGAGAAATCCCGGGACACTGACCGCCACAGGAAG ATTACAAGCAAAAGTAAGGAATCTATATGGGAGTTCATCAAGAGTTTGCTGGATGCCTGGTCAGGATGGGTTGTAATGCTTCTCATAGGACTGTTGGCAG GCACGTTAGCTGGAGTGATAGATTTAGCTGTGGATTGGATGACAGACCTGAAGGAGGgtgtctgcctgtctgccttCTGGTACAGTCACGAGCAGTGCTGCTGGACCTCTAATGAAACCACATTCGATGACAGGGACAAATGTCCCCAGTGGCAGAAATGGTCTGAACTTCTTGTAAGCCAGTCTGAG GGTGCAAGTGCTTACATTCTAAACTATTTTCTATACATTATGTGGgctctgtgttttgctttcctggCAGTCTCCCTGGTCAGAGTGTTTGCTCCCTATGCCTGTGGTTCTGGAATCCCAGAG ATAAAAACCATCTTGAGTGGGTTCATTATTAGGGGCTACCTGGGAAAATGGACACTTTTGATCAAAACAGTCACCTTGGTTCTGGTGGTATCTTCAGGCCTCAGCCTTGGGAAAGAGGGGCCATTGGTCCACGTGGCCTGTTGCTGTGGGAACTTCTTCAGCAGCCTTTTCTCAAAGTACAGCAAGaatgaaggaaagaggagagag gtgctttcagctgcagctgctgcaggagttTCTGTTGCCTTTGGGGCCCCAATTGGAGGTGTGCTTTTTAGTCTGGAAGAG GTCAGCTACTACTTTCCTCTCAAAACCCTCTGGAGGTCATTTTTTGCTGCACTCGTGGCTGCCTTCACGCTGAGGTCCATCAATCCTTTTGGCAACAGCCGGCTGGTCCTGTTCTACGTGGAGTACCACACGCCCTGGTACATGGCTGAGCTCTTCCCCTTCATCCTGCTCGGCGTCTTCGGTGGCCTCTGGGGGACCCTCTTTATCCGATGCAACATCGCCTGgtgcaggaggagaaaaaccaCCAGACTGGGGAAATACCCAGTCCTGGAGGTGATAGTGATAACAGCTATCACTGCCATCATCGCCTACCCCAACCCCTACACCCGGAGGAGCACCAGTGAGCTCATCTCCGAGCTCTTCAACGACTGCGGGGCCCTGGAGTCCTCCCAGCTCTGCGATTACATCAATGACCCAAACATGACCCGGCCTGTGGACGACATCCCTGACAGACCTGCTGGCCCTGGAGTTTACACTGCCATGTGGCAGCTTGCCTTGGCTTTGGTGTTTAAAATTGTCATCACGATATTCACTTTCGGCATGAAG ATCCCTTCAGGTCTCTTCATTCCCAGCATGGCTGTTGGAGCCATGGCTGGCAGGATGGTTGGGATTGGAGTGGAACAGCTGGCATATCACCATCACGACTGGATCATCTTCAGGAACTGGTGCAGACCTGGGGCAGACTGTGTCACACCAGGACTTTATGCCATGGTGGGAGCAGCAGCTTGCTTGG GTGGTGTGACACGAATGACAGTCTCTCTGGTGGTCATTATGTTTGAGCTGACTGGAGGCCTGGAGTACATTGTGCCTCTTATGGCTGCAGCAGTCACAAGCAAGTGGGTGGCAGATGCCTTTGGGAAAGAAGGGATCTATGAAGCTCACATTCATCTGAACGGCTACCCATTTTTGGATGTCAAGGATGAATTCACCCACCGAACCCTGGCCACCGATGTCATGAGACCAAGGCGTGGCGAAGCTCCTCTCTCTGTTCTGACACAGGACAGCATGACAGTGGAGGACGTGGAGACACTAATCAAGGAGACTGACTACAATGGATTTCCTGTAGTGGTTTCGAAAGACTCGGAGAGACTTATTGGATTTGCACAGAGACGAGAGCTGATCCTTGCAATAA AGAACGCAAGACAGCGTCAGGATGGGGTGGTGAGCAACTCCATCGTGTATTTCACAGAAGaccccccagagctgccccccaaCAGTCCTCATCCACTGAAACTGAGGCGTATTCTCAACCTGAGCCCTTTCACTGTCACTGACCACACCCCGATGGAGACTGTGGTAGACATTTTCCGGAAACTCGGACTGCGGCAGTGTCTGGTCACTCGCAGTGG GAGGCTGCTGGGTATCATAACTAAAAAGGATGTATTAAGACATATGGCTCAAATGGCAAACCAGGACCCTGAATCTATCATGTTTAACTAG